gttGAGCGGCATTGGCGCCAGCTGTGGAATCAGACGGcgacgaaggcgcgagcagtggcacgagcgcaaggGGCAGTGTGGGAATGCTGGCTTAATGAGAGGGAttagagccagctgtggaagaagacgacgacgaacgcacgatCAGTGGAAAGAGCGCGTTCGTTGTCGCCCCTCGACGCGGTTACGCAGAGGGACGCCagtgagccagctgtggaagacaacgacgacaaacgcgcgagcactggcacgagcgcgttcacgcggttacgccgagggacgccgacgctcaacccaggacCCATGTTTTGGtgggtgggggtggggggagaCTTATACATGCAAAGACTCGGATATGTAGTGTGCTCCGATAATGATGAAGTCCTACTTGTGAACCTCGAAATGTAAATTTGTGCATAAATCTTGACTTTCACATCGCTGGGACGTCGCATTGGCCCTGTCTTTCGCACGCCACCTGACACTCCGTGACTGGTGTCGCGGCCGCTCGGACCCCGAACTACACAACATTACCGTGCACACAAAGGCCGAATCGCTGCACGCAGCGCTCACGCTTTATTGAGTGGCCTCCGGGGATGGATTCGAGATCTTGGTGATCACGATAAGCGTGTACTTTCTGCTCGGAGTGATGAGGATCTCGCGGTCACCAGCCTTCATCTTGAAGAACGAGGGCTGCTTCCCGGTGCCGCTGTTGTTGGCTTCCCTGCAGAGGCCCGCGGCGAGCAGCGCGTACCGGGCAGTCTCCTCGGCGTTGTCCAGCGTGGACTTGATGACCGCCCCGTCGGCCGTGGTGGCGATCACACCCACGACGCCCTCGCGCCGGTGCAGCGATAGGAAGGTGTCCTCGACCTCGCTGCTCGGGGTGCCACGGCCTTTGGCCCTTGTCGTCGTGGCGTTGCAGCCGCGCGATGTCATGGCAGTCGCGATCGTCGTGCACGTGCAAAGAATAGTGAAGCGCTCAGGTTACGCGCCGAGGCTCACCAAGTTCTTCGGATCCTTCTTGCGAATTTAGTCCGCAGCTTCGTGAGACGTGGCCGTGTCGCGACACTGTGCTGCTCAGCCGAGTCACGAGCAGAATGGCGATGGCAATGCGCGGCGCTGCAAAAGCGAGCCACTATAGCACTTCGAGGAACTTTCACCACGAGGAAATGAAGCGCTGAAACACGACGCGGTTTCCTAGTGATTGCTGTTTGGAAAGGACTACGGCAAGGAAACTAGGACAGGAAACTAGTCTCCGGACTAGTTACTGCGACAACCCCAACGCTTGAGTGGCAAATATTCGAATCGAATGCCCACGACGTGTTCAAGGGCGGGTTCACTTGCGTGACCGCTTGAAACTTCTTGGAGAATGCGGTCCGTTGAATGAATGAGAAAAGTAGTCGGACTGTGGTCGTTGCGTAATAAGCAGAGACATGCCGTCAGCGCCTATCACCGCTTCTTAGTGGGAATGAATGAGCCCTGATAGAGTGGCTGTTGCGTGCTGGTTGAATAGCATTTCAGTGTTACGAATTCCGCTCATAAAGCATAGGTGCAAGTTTGGATGCTTCATTGTTGGAACGCtccgttttcaagcgaagcttgttataaggtacagatttcggtggcgtc
This Dermacentor silvarum isolate Dsil-2018 chromosome 6, BIME_Dsil_1.4, whole genome shotgun sequence DNA region includes the following protein-coding sequences:
- the LOC119456835 gene encoding uncharacterized protein LOC119456835 — translated: MTSRGCNATTTRAKGRGTPSSEVEDTFLSLHRREGVVGVIATTADGAVIKSTLDNAEETARYALLAAGLCREANNSGTGKQPSFFKMKAGDREILITPSRKYTLIVITKISNPSPEATQ